DNA from Misgurnus anguillicaudatus chromosome 13, ASM2758022v2, whole genome shotgun sequence:
TCAGTGAGACTACAGCTTGCAAATCTACagtgtaaaagacaaaagttcagatgcaaaaccctctaagtacatctgacatgttttattgtaatttaacatttcaggctcttatgttttgGTTCaacaataatatataaataaatgccttatttttacaaatgtcactttaagtgCACGGATAATCTCCACTTCTATAAAAAAGTTTTCAGTCACTTTGCCatttaacagattctgcaaacAAACTGGTATTTCAGAAACAAAACAATATCATAATCTGAACGTGGATTTGCAATTTTCCATACTCACAATGCTTTTCTGCAGTTAATCACAGCTGGTACAAGTCTTCTTATTCCCTCCTGTGTTGTGTTGTATTTCTTGAGGTCCAGCTCATCCAGCACTTCCTCAGACATTTGAATCATGTAGGCTATTGCTGAACAGTGAGCAGCAGAGAGTGTCTGTGATGGCAAAAACTCTTGAATCTGTCTGTGCAGAGACTGAACCTTCATTTCAAGCAGACAGAGGAGCAGATTGATGTATCTGTTGGATAACAGACAATTTTCATCATCGATTTTGTCTATAATGTAATTTGTGGTTTTCTTGATGCTCTTTGAACTCTCCTCTGTGTGTGGCAGTAAATCCTGTAAGAGTCTCTGATTGGATTCCAGTGAGATGCCCAGCAGGAATCGCAGgaaaagatccagatgtccATTTTCATACAGAAGGCTTTTATGAACTGTTGATGTTAGTAACTCAAACAAAGAGCTGTCCCcactcttacattttttttcaagaaaCAAGTGCAGTGATTTTGTGTTCTTGGTTAAATGGGAATAAAACACATAGAAAGCAGCCAGAAACTCCTGAAAGCTGAGATGTATGAAGCAGTAAATTTTCCTCTGATGAATCACAGATTCCTCCTTAAAGATCTCAGTACAGATCCCAGAATACACTGAGGCGTCAATTATGTCTATCCCACAATCTCTCAGGTCCTCCTCATAAAACATCACATTACCCTTCATCAGCTGTTTGAAAGCCAGTTTAGACAGTTTGACAATCATTTCTCTGTTAGACTGCAAGAGTTTCTGTGGATCTCTCTCATCATACTTCTCATTCTTTATATTCATCTGAATCAGCAGGAAGTGGATGTACATTTCAGTCAGAGTTTTGGGGATTTCTGTTCTGTGATCTTGTTTTAGGATGTTTTGAAGCACAGTAGATGAGATCCAGCAGAAGACTGGTATGTGACACATGATGTGGAGActtcttgtttttttaatgtgtgaGATGATTCTGCTGGCTTGACGTTcatcactgattctcttcctgaaataTTCCTCCTTCTGAGGATCATTGAATCCCTGGATTTCTGTCACACGGTTGATGTATTTAGATGGGATCTGATTagctgctgctggtctggaggtgatccagatgagagcAGATGGAAGCAGATCTCCTTTGATCAGGTTTGACATCAACACACCAACTGATGAAGCCTGATTCACATCAGAAACTATCTCACCGTCTGAAAACATCAGTGTTATTCTGCTTTCATCCAGACCAtcaaagatgaaaacaactttaCACTCATCATAAACCTTTGAGTCTAGATCTTGAAGTTCAGGATGAAAGTCAAGCAGAAGTTTGTGAAGACTGTACTGATCATCTTGAATCAAGTTCAGCTCTCGAAATGGAAGCACAAACATGAAGTCTATATCTTGATTGGTTCTTCCTTCAGACCAATCCAGAATGAACTTCTGCACAGCAACTGTTTTTCCAATTCCAGCAATGCCTTTAGTAAGAACGctctttatttttgtctttttctcttTTCTCTTCACTGTTTTGTATTCTGAttcaggtaaaggtttaaagatgtcattgCAGTAGATTCTTGTGTCTTGTAAGTGttgtgttctgtgtgttttctccatCTGTAAAACCTCATGTTCTTCATTCACTCGTCCACTCTCTCCCTCTATGATGTACAGCTGTGTGTAAATTCTGTTCAGGAGGGTTTTGTTCTTCTGTAGTTTGATTCCCTCAAATAAGCTCTCATATTTGTTCTTTAAGATGGATTTGTGAGTATCTTTGAATCTCTGTTGCCTGAAGAAGGTCTCCATTAAAGCAGTGCATGTCAGATGGGATTTTACAGAGTTGCTGGAATAATCTTTCTCCTCTCTGTTCAGACAGCAACAAGTAAAGcgaacacaaaaaatacagttaaaggacaattttatattaaagtaatttaataacATGAGATGCCCCAAATATAATTCAAATGTATTAGACTAGCCTACAGTACAATTAAGCGATTCAGAAAAGgaacattatttaaaaactattatatTCAGGGAAATACATTCAATTAATCGTAATCAACCTTACAGATCTGTAGTATCTGATCAGCTTTAATAATGATCCACTTGTTGTACTTGTCCAGTGAATGCCCTTATGacaattaaccatgtttttttgtggtaaaagtgtaaccatgttttttgtgtgtatggATTACTATTAGCCAAACCATTGTTTTACTACattaaccattttttttaaatgtagtaaaATGTCTCGGATTACGTAGTTAGcatcccacacaaacacactagCTACCAAGTGCCGAAGCAAGTGCCTACAGGAATGCAGGGAGTATGGcatggagacgcagcgtctcgttaccttctcagggaaccagggttacctacgtaaccgagacgttccctttcgagaAACTTgagctgcgtcgccatagcgACACTTTGGGGAACGAGATGCCCACGCTTCCATACTACCAAATGCCTGTAGCGTGTATAACTGAACACAGTCAAGGCAAAAGAACCGGGGACCCTAAAGAGGAGTCTAGGTCTAAATAATAAGATCTGACTTATGGCACACCAGCGGCCGATCAGGAGAATAAATACTGTGTACAGCTGTACAAGCAACACACAGCATAAACACAAAATCACTGTTTGACACAGCTCATGCAGGCTATGACAGGcagatatacatacacatacaggtgtagaaaacgtaaaaatattattagttttattattgtgtgtatatacatataattcCTCCATACTGTAAAAAGAGGAGGCTTCACGTGGAGACTGCACGTTTAGCCTTAAACAGTAGGCGGACATGAAGATGATTCATCTCTCCATAGATAGACAGCTGAAATATATGGCTCTCACGCAGGATGCCTTCCCAATCcggcgaaagagagagagagagagagagagagcggacGTTACGTGCAAGCGGAGACACCGCCGCCTGCACGGAATTATATCGCGACTCCCAAGAGTAGGGGGAGGCTGCAGACCTGGAGCTGGTAGATCTATGCCCCTGGCAGTTTTACGCCACTGACAGTTTTACGCCCCTGTTATTCCTTATGCGTCCAGTAGGGGGAGGCTGTATATTAGTATACGAGCCTAGTCATATATCCGTATGATAGTAACAGACCTTCTTGAAACGATACGAATTGACCCCTGGAATTTTAGAAAAGTTACATTGTGTTGTCTTCATAAAATGCTATAGGACATGTTTGTAGCTGTATGACGACCTATTGTGAATTGTACAGCAGATATTTAATTTAGGATCCATATGATTACACAGTACTTTTTTATGCTAATGGCCTAAATATGGTTAATATctaaatgtaacttaatataAATTCACAACATCATATATCAGTCAGTCCTTGTatataaaaacaatttataaataaatataaatagttatgtgtgacgtcatcatgcgCCGCTTCCGGGTCCAATCGATTTCAAATGCCACAGGAAAACAAGCTAATATACACTCGTATCATAATGCAAAACTATTTAAACCCATGATCCTTATTTTTATCTCCAATAATAAAAACCAAGAGGATCAGACCTGGACTATAGGctatggatttttttactgTCTGTGGTTCCGTAGTGTGCAGACTGCAGTGTACACTGTAAGTTTAGACAATTTTCGTTTAAATGTGTAATAGTAATAACTACAGTGCTCATAAACGGTTGTTTAAATAGGCTAGTATCCTAGTTGTATTTCCCTCTCCCACTGGAT
Protein-coding regions in this window:
- the LOC129431381 gene encoding NACHT, LRR and PYD domains-containing protein 3-like, with protein sequence MSLYEEKKEDVQYHKTQCSELSCVSMKSKDSIFQPPNLNNGAMTSDPIEEKDYSSNSVKSHLTCTALMETFFRQQRFKDTHKSILKNKYESLFEGIKLQKNKTLLNRIYTQLYIIEGESGRVNEEHEVLQMEKTHRTQHLQDTRIYCNDIFKPLPESEYKTVKRKEKKTKIKSVLTKGIAGIGKTVAVQKFILDWSEGRTNQDIDFMFVLPFRELNLIQDDQYSLHKLLLDFHPELQDLDSKVYDECKVVFIFDGLDESRITLMFSDGEIVSDVNQASSVGVLMSNLIKGDLLPSALIWITSRPAAANQIPSKYINRVTEIQGFNDPQKEEYFRKRISDERQASRIISHIKKTRSLHIMCHIPVFCWISSTVLQNILKQDHRTEIPKTLTEMYIHFLLIQMNIKNEKYDERDPQKLLQSNREMIVKLSKLAFKQLMKGNVMFYEEDLRDCGIDIIDASVYSGICTEIFKEESVIHQRKIYCFIHLSFQEFLAAFYVFYSHLTKNTKSLHLFLEKKCKSGDSSLFELLTSTVHKSLLYENGHLDLFLRFLLGISLESNQRLLQDLLPHTEESSKSIKKTTNYIIDKIDDENCLLSNRYINLLLCLLEMKVQSLHRQIQEFLPSQTLSAAHCSAIAYMIQMSEEVLDELDLKKYNTTQEGIRRLVPAVINCRKALFASCSLTDECCESLAAALESFNSPLRELDLSYNNLQDFRVNSAHYQLGNLRLKLPFDGLKNLNCKLEILRLSSCNLTYRSCEGLALALKSSNSFLKELDLSNNDLQDSGVKLISEGLKSPKCQLEILRLFGCMVTEGGCIALALALRSNPSHLRELDLSYNHPGDSGIKLLSDLLEDPHFKLEILNVAHAGEIMITAGPRKYACDLTLDPNTVNPHLRLSEENRKVTRLEKERESYPDHPERFDYWPQVMCREILTERCYWEVEWSGCKGVVISVMDKEISRRGADDGCRFGFNEKSWSLDCSDYKFTVWHNKNSTDVASPLTASKRVGVYLDCPAGILSFYSVSKKLTHLHTFNFIFTKPLGAGFRIYTDSSVSLCCTKQPSNKMRVQIHKFWNLVKKD